TTAGCGGCCGGGTTAAATCATTGATGGGCGAGTTCACAGCTGGGAGGGTGATAACCGGCTCGCCCGAGGAGGTTTGGAGAAGGCTGTCCAGAATCCCTGGCACAGGTGTTGGAGAAGGCGATTACAAATATATCAAGGGTTCGAGACAGGCCATGGCTATCGAGGTGTTGAACCCTTTAGCATACCCTACACCTGTTGATCTTGAAACCCTGAGGAGAATACTCCCCGATTTCAACCCTCCGTTAAGCATGAGGATGCTTGACGAGGATGATCCATTAATAAAGCTTATAATTAGGAGAATTGAAGAACGGCTTGAAAAATCATGAAAACTCGCTTTCACTAATCCATAACTCCTTCTTAAGCAAATCCCTTATCGCAACCCTGATAACCTCGCTCCTGCTACTGTACCTCCCTATCTTGACGAGCTCGTCTAATCCCTCAACGTAGATCTCAGGCATTTTAACAGTTATCAAGCGCATCCTTGAAATAACGCCAGCCATTTTAAGCCCCGTTTAAAAATCGATATATATCGATTTAAAAACCCCTGGATATTGTTAAGCGATCACTGCTTTAACGATCAGCTCTTTAAACCTCCCCCAGTACTTGAGAGTGTCAACCAGTAGGTCCCTGTTGAAGATTATGAAGGCGACAGCGTAGGTCAGCGACGAATAGACCAGCGGCGCTAGCTGTATGCTGTAGAAACTGTACTGGCTCCTACCGCCCATGAGCCATAGTAGGATGAAGCCTGCTAAAACACCCATGTAGAACACCCACAGCCTTCCAAACCTCCTATCCCTGAGGCATGCCGGGGCCAGTAGTATCGAGAGGGTGAGCGAGGAAATCCAGAAGGGCCAGGTGCCTGAAGCCCTAAGCGCTGAGCCATCAGGGTATATGTAGAGTGGGAAAGAGTTAACGTTCATGAACCACTCCCACGGTGCTGAGGAAATAGGGCAGCTAGCCCCGGTGCACTTCACGCTTGCATGCCATGTGAAAGACCCTATCAAAGAGTACTTAACCCAGTTTGAAAACCCCATGTAGGAAGCTATAGGTAGAGATGTGAGCGTGGTTAAAACAAGGAATAACACTCCGGACAACGCGATGTTAAGGGTGAGCGATGACACCAGCGTGGTGAAGGAGGGTTTGCTCCTCACATCCTTCCTAACCATGAGGAAGACAACGGGTATGAGGAGGAAGAGTGCTGAGAACTTGAACAACCCTCCGACGACAGCTACTATCATGGCATGCCTCAGCAAGCCTTTCACAGCTAGTAGAGCTGTTAAAACCGTGAAGAATGCTATGTAGACGTCGAGCAGCATTATGCTGGCGAGGGCTTTAGACAACGGGTCCAGCATTAAGAGGAGGCTAGCGGTGAGAGACACTGCTTGATTCCCGGTTAAGCTGAGCATTACAAGGTATGTTAAAACAACTGTTAAAGCACCGGCTAGTATTGCTGGAAGCCTCCAGTAGAGCGGGTAATCGCCGAGCAGCCAGATTGATGCTGCAACCAGGTACTTCCCCATGGGCGGGTGCTCCCAGTTAATGTACTCGTTAACCCTTTCAGCATCAGGCAGCATCCAGCCCGGCACAATATCGGTTACGTTAACATAATCCCTAATCCTCGTCAGGTAAGCATTAAACACCTCCTTGGAGGGTGCTACGACGTAGAAGCCTTTGAGCTTTGAATAATCGGTTCTAACCAATACGTTGAAATCCCTTGCATCTGCTTTAAGCCTGAACGAGTTGACGTATCCCTCGTAGATCACTGTGGCCCCGTAGGAGTTGTTCGAGAGCCTTGGCTCAACGCGGAATATCTTGTAGAGGATGTTCCTGGCTGATGAAACATACCACACCTCGTCGGAGACATACCCTCTCCCTCCTCTCTCAATCTCAAGGCTCGTAAACTCCCAAGCACTCTGGTAGAAAATCGCTAGCGAGGATGTGAAGAGCAGGGCTATTACCAGGTAGTGGAAAACTGTTTTCAAATCAATCCTGGGCAAATCTCCCGCCACCGACAGTATAATTAATGCTCTCCTTCAATATAAAACACAGCATGGTGACCTTTGAAATGAGGTTTAGAATGGTTTTAGCACTATATGTCGCGGTTTTACTGGCATCGTTCATCCTGCACATGCCGGTTGAGGTTCAGCGGCATATCTTCCACACTGTTTTAAACCCTAGCCCGCTCTACAACGACTTCTACAGCTCATACTATAAAGGCATTCTCGCCAACCCTTGCGGGAGCCCGGATAAATGGTTTAACCAGGAGACCAGGGCTACGCTGTGCAGCGGTGGAAGCACCCTACCTATTCCATACCTTGACTACAAGCTACCTGAACAACCCTTGGCGGGAATGGCCTTCCTAGGGGTGAGCAGCCTGGCATTCCTGTTCTCCAGCAACATGTCCTCCACAGCTTACGCAACCGCTTTCTACATCATCCAGTCATTAGCCTCAAGCATCTCGATCCTGATCGCGCTCGTACTGTTCCATAGGAGGTTTTCAGACAATGTTGATGAGCGGTGGCTTCCACTAGGGTTCGCCAGCATACTGGTATACGGAGTATACGGCTTCGACTCGCTGATCCTGCCACTGTACATCTTGTTCCTGTCCAGCCTTCTATCAGGGGAGCATCATAAAGCACTCCTATACGCTGGGCTACTTGCAACATGGAACCCGTTCTTAACAATCCTGCTCGGGCTGAGCCTGATCTACATGCTGGAGTCATACCACCCGTTGAGACACTATGCTGGATTAATACCTCCCCTCGCAGCCTATGCAGCATTATACCTTGCCAACCCATCCTCACTAGGATTCCTCGTGTCAAACTACCTTACCCCTGTCTTCAACAGCAGTGTTTACTGGTTGTTCACAGGGGTTGCGGGCTCTCAATTACTGTACGCGGTGGCATGGGGGTTGTTGTCAACAATAATACTCATCCTCTACGGGCTTAGGCCCCTGGGGAAGCCTACTGCCGTGCACACCGCCCTGCTCATCCTAGCATCCTGGGCTCTGAACCCTGTGGCCGTTCCCCAGACCATACTGTTCGCAATACCGCTACTCTACCTCTGCAGGGTTGACCCAAGGCTCCGCGCCTCGACAGTAATCTCCGAGCTTTTAAACGCACTAATAATCGCTCTATGGTTCCAGGACAGGCTTTTGAGAGAGGTTTTAAACAACACCCTGGGGCTGGGACTCCCCGTTGAAAACAACCCTGCCTCAACATCATCGCCCGTGTTCTGGATAATCCAGCTTAGAAACGTCCTGCTGATAGCGTTAACCGTGAGGATGATTTCAGACTACTGGGAGCTTGTTGTAAAGCAGTGGAAACATTAATAAGTTGTGGAAAAGTAATATGAAAACCGGAGCCGGGGTCGCCTAGCCTGGTAGGGCGCCGGCCTGCTAAGCCGGTGGGGGATTCCCCGCGCGGGTTCAAATCCCGCCCCCGGCGCGTTCCTTTTTAAAACTTTTGCAACAGCCTAGAGAGGCTCATTCCATCGATGCGGGTGCATATACCTTCCATATTACCAGACACTATTGAAACAAGGCCAATTTTTCCTGAAAAACTTCGAATCTCTAGTAAGAGGTTACACGATAAAAATACTAACACTCTATAATCACTACTTTAAATTCTATTTTTCCTGTGCTTGAAATATTTCTTCATTGACATCTTATTATACTGAATACAGAATTTTAAAAAGTGTAAAAATATGATAAGGTTTAAATATCTAACATTCATAATGTTAATGTTTTAGATTAGAGATGAAATGCTGTGGCATGGATCAAAAGGAATGCTGGAATGAACCTCGGTAAGTTGCAGACTGTTATTGTTCTTCTATGGATCCTAATATTATGTATTCCAACCTCTATTTTGCCAAGCAGAGTTCTATACTATTACATTGTTAAGTATTTTAACCTCTTCGATCCCATTCTACTCAATCCCCTTGGCCCAATGATAATTCTAATAATGATAATGTTGCAGTTCTTATCTTATTCTCTATTATTCTTTTACCTATTGCGGAAACTCCCCCAACTAAGACGGAAAATTAGGTTAAACCTTCAGCACCAAACAGCTAGTTCTTTCGATGTTCTTACCTCCTTCTTAGCTGTTTTTATAGTAATGTTCTTACTCGAGACTTCTCTATGTATGACTTTATTCCTTCCCGTGGAGCATGATGTAGCCTCGCTTGTAAATTCTACTCCCATGGCATGCGGGGATGATTTTGAATGCTTGGTAAGGAAAGTAGTTGACTATGTTGATGCCAGGCTTAACTCGTCGTGGAACAATCCTATGGCGGTTTTAGAAATTGACAACACCCTTTCTTCGTTTGATTACTCGTTCTTAAGCGTTTTAGGCTTTACCCGGGCGCATGTTATACTGTGGCAAGGCTGGGGTTCTTGCGGACAGTACGCTATCACTGTTGCGTATTTGATGAACAGGCTAGGCTATACCGCTAGAATATCACGGTTTCTAGACATAGACCATATGTGGGCAGAGGTGTTCGCAAACGGTACGTGGTATATTGTAGACCCTTGGTATATAGGAATCGTCTACGAGAACCAGCACCATGGCAACAGACACCTGGTACCAGCAAACATTTTAGCATCATTGGAAAACTTTACTGGCTACCATCAGGTCTCATGCGAATATTTTAATGAAACAATCACGAATTGCACTAGCGAACATGGGTATTGAGGAAGAGTTCTTTTAACTGCTCCATAATCCCCTGTTCTTATTATTGCTCGCCCAAGGTTTAGCAGTGATTGGTAAACCTCTATTTGAACCGGTATTTCGTTGTTTCTGGTTGCAATATGATGTTTTTATGGAGCATGCTACGGCATGGTGTTCACACTGAAAGAGTGCTTGTCATCTCGACAAAGGGGAAGCTGAAGTCGTTAGACCTGACTTGCTTGAGAAGTATGGGAAGAAAACTATCGACATAAACACTGACAAAGTAGTTAACGAATATTTTGAGACTTTGCAGGTTGGACTACTTGAACCCGTTAAACGGGTTAAGCAAATTCCTGTTGCCACTGTTTATGGCGGATAAGCTGGCGTATCTAGCACTGCAAGACGTACAGATAAAAACACCGTGACAATCTAACCATTTTCATTGCATTAGACGACACTTTATGCAACACCCTGAGAATGCAAGGCTCATAGCCAAGGTTCAAGGATGATATTGACGAAATGTAACTCCGCCTTTCGCTACCGACAGCTTTTCGGCAGTATTGGTATTAGGGGTTTCATTGATGATTTGGTTTCGCCTGTTTGCCTATGTGTTAGAATTCTTTAAGCCTGGGTTTTATTAGAGATGGATGGTTGTGGAAGGCGGTTGTTGATTGATGCTTGCGTTGGACCCTGTGGTTGTGTTCGCGGTTTCAGTGTGCTTGGCTATAGTTCTTGTGTTGAGGAGAGTTAATATTGCGTTAGCAATAACTACTGCTTTCCTGGTTTACTCTATCCCGTTGCTGGGTTTGAGCGTTTTCAACGTGGTGGCTGAGTCTTTCAACGCTACAATGGTTAACACCGTGGTATCTCTAACCCTTGCAATGGTTCTTGCAAACCTTTACAGGAGCACAAGGGCTTCAAGGGAGATGGTTGAGTCTTTCGAATCCCTCGGCTGGAGGACTGCTTCAATAGGCGTGCCCGCTGCGATAGGGTTGCTACCGATGCCTGCTGGCGCGTATGTTTCAGCCACAATGATCGACCCGGTCTACTCAAAGGCTGGTTTCAACGGGGAGGAGAAAACCTTTCTCAACTACTGGTTTAGACACATATGGGTTTCAACATGGCCTCTCTACCAGAACATCATACTAGCTTCCGCATTACTCGGGCTAACCTATAGTGAGATCTTCGCTAGGACATGGTTTATAATGGCTTCTTCAGCACTAGCCGGGATCGTATTTTTCGCCTACATCTCCAGGAACAGCGTTGTCAACGCTGGCGGGAAGTACAGGTTGAAAGGGCTGATCCACCTCTGGCCCTTCCCGTTGATAGCGTTCCTCTCCATAACCCTCAACCTACCGCTCTACCTGGCCCTCTCAACAGTGGTGGTGTTATTCCTGCTACTATACCGTCCCGGCGGAGAAGTGGTTAAGCAATCGGTTAAGAAGTCTCTCGACCCAACCCTAATAGGCTTGATAATAGTCTCCCTCGTCTTCGGCAACGCTATAAGGGCGAGCGGGCTGGCGGATACCTTAGCTCAGCGCCTAGCAGGCTACGGTGCCCTTGCAGTTTTCACCGTTCCATTCTCAATAGTCATAGCCACTGGTTTCGAGTTCACGTTCGTAGCGCTAGGCTTCCCTGCTTTGAAAACCCTGCTAACAGCAACATGGTACTATACAACCCTTGCATTCCTTGGAGGATTCCTAGGAGCAATGCTCTCCCCCGCGCACGCATGCCTGGTTATGTCTGCGAAACACTTCAACACACCTATCCACAAGGTGTACAAGTACACGGTGCCCGCGGCCGTGCTAACGCTTTCAACAACCCTGCTCCTTCTCACCCTGGCACGGATGATTTAATGCTTCAACACAACAACATGTAACACGCTCCAGGATTCTACCAGGTTAAATATATTATGCGCTTCACTCGTTGATTGTTTACAAGGGGGTTTAAGCATTGAGCAAGCCATGGCACTCAATGAAGCCTGAGGAAGCCCTGGCACAACTCAACGTTAACCCGGAGACAGGTCTCTCCAGCGAGGAAGCTTCCAGGAGGCTGACCCAGTACGGGCCTAACGAGATAATTGTTAAGAAGAAGCACCCGGTCTTCCTCCTGCTACACCAGTTC
This region of Thermosphaera aggregans genomic DNA includes:
- a CDS encoding DNA-binding protein, with the protein product MKGGSLAIYLFSIKPVYAYRIFTGVKKFELRRYMGFEVRRGDRVLLYVSGRVKSLMGEFTAGRVITGSPEEVWRRLSRIPGTGVGEGDYKYIKGSRQAMAIEVLNPLAYPTPVDLETLRRILPDFNPPLSMRMLDEDDPLIKLIIRRIEERLEKS
- a CDS encoding ribbon-helix-helix domain-containing protein translates to MAGVISRMRLITVKMPEIYVEGLDELVKIGRYSSRSEVIRVAIRDLLKKELWISESEFS
- a CDS encoding glycosyltransferase family 39 protein, whose amino-acid sequence is MPRIDLKTVFHYLVIALLFTSSLAIFYQSAWEFTSLEIERGGRGYVSDEVWYVSSARNILYKIFRVEPRLSNNSYGATVIYEGYVNSFRLKADARDFNVLVRTDYSKLKGFYVVAPSKEVFNAYLTRIRDYVNVTDIVPGWMLPDAERVNEYINWEHPPMGKYLVAASIWLLGDYPLYWRLPAILAGALTVVLTYLVMLSLTGNQAVSLTASLLLMLDPLSKALASIMLLDVYIAFFTVLTALLAVKGLLRHAMIVAVVGGLFKFSALFLLIPVVFLMVRKDVRSKPSFTTLVSSLTLNIALSGVLFLVLTTLTSLPIASYMGFSNWVKYSLIGSFTWHASVKCTGASCPISSAPWEWFMNVNSFPLYIYPDGSALRASGTWPFWISSLTLSILLAPACLRDRRFGRLWVFYMGVLAGFILLWLMGGRSQYSFYSIQLAPLVYSSLTYAVAFIIFNRDLLVDTLKYWGRFKELIVKAVIA
- a CDS encoding transglutaminase domain-containing protein, producing the protein MTLFLPVEHDVASLVNSTPMACGDDFECLVRKVVDYVDARLNSSWNNPMAVLEIDNTLSSFDYSFLSVLGFTRAHVILWQGWGSCGQYAITVAYLMNRLGYTARISRFLDIDHMWAEVFANGTWYIVDPWYIGIVYENQHHGNRHLVPANILASLENFTGYHQVSCEYFNETITNCTSEHGY
- a CDS encoding DUF401 family protein — its product is MLALDPVVVFAVSVCLAIVLVLRRVNIALAITTAFLVYSIPLLGLSVFNVVAESFNATMVNTVVSLTLAMVLANLYRSTRASREMVESFESLGWRTASIGVPAAIGLLPMPAGAYVSATMIDPVYSKAGFNGEEKTFLNYWFRHIWVSTWPLYQNIILASALLGLTYSEIFARTWFIMASSALAGIVFFAYISRNSVVNAGGKYRLKGLIHLWPFPLIAFLSITLNLPLYLALSTVVVLFLLLYRPGGEVVKQSVKKSLDPTLIGLIIVSLVFGNAIRASGLADTLAQRLAGYGALAVFTVPFSIVIATGFEFTFVALGFPALKTLLTATWYYTTLAFLGGFLGAMLSPAHACLVMSAKHFNTPIHKVYKYTVPAAVLTLSTTLLLLTLARMI